The genomic window GCTGGAACGGGTCGTCACGTTCCTCACCACGGCCACCGACCTGCCGTTCACCGTACTGCTGCAACAGGAACTGCTCGCCCGGCCGGCCGCGGCGGCACGGGTGCTGACGGCTGCCTACCTGTCGCGGGGCGAATCGCTGTCGCGCTGGGCCGAACTGCTCTTCAGCCGGCGGACACCGCTGCCGGTGTGGGCGGAGCCGTTCGCCGCCATGCGAGCCGGCCGGCCGGAGCTGACCAAGGAACAGGCGACGGACAAGATGTTCACCGGCAGCCGTGTCGCCCTCGCGCTGTTCGCGGTCACCGCCGAGGCGGCGGGCGCCGACGTCTTCCTGGAATGCGCCAACGCATGGAGCGTCCTACACAACCAGTTACGGCAGCGTGACCCGGCTCTGGTCCAGCTGTTCCTCCGGATCACCGAGACCACCGGCAGCACGTCCGTGGAGAATCATGCCGCACTCGACCTGCTGCGGCTGGCCGCCGATGTCCCGCTGCGGCACAACCCCGGCCTTCTGAACCCGGATCAGACAGCGAGATACCTGGCCGGGCTCGACGCCAGACTCACTCTCCTGGACGCGTCGCTGGCCGTGGAGTACGCGTCCGGACTGGCCACCGAGGTCACCCGTACGATCCTGGACCGCAATGGCGTCGCGTTCCTGCTCACGTTCGCGGACCGTGTCTCCCCGGCGGCCGCGGCCGCCGTGTTCCAGCGGCTCGCGGAACGGGCGGTGAGCTATCCCGCCGCCATCGCCGAGGTTTCACCCACCGTCCTGGACCGCCTCGTCGAGCTGGTGCCCGGGCTCGGCATCCGGGTGGCGCGCATCAGACTCGGCGAGGCCGTGAGCCGGCAGGTACCCCCCACCGCCATGATCCAGAACTGTGTCCAGGCGCAGGCCGAAGGACTCAGCGTGGTGGAGATCCTGACCGAGATCCGGAACTGGGAGCGGCTCGACTCACCAGCGGAAGTGTTTGCTCTGATCGACGCCCTGTCGGCCGAGGCGCTGAAGATCGGGCTGAAGCCGATCGCCGGCAGCGGGATGGCCTACATCCTCGACGGCCACTGCGGCGAGAACCGTGCCCGGGACTTCTCCCATTGGCTGGCGAACCACGCCGACCTCCTCCGCAGACGGTCCGACTTCCTCGTACAGATCCTCAAGAAGCACAAACCGCCGAAGCCGGAATCGCGCGGCTTCTTCCGGTCCCGATCACCGTCCGACGAAGGAGCGCCATCATGAGAACGACCCGCGCCCTCGCCGGCGCCACCACCCTGGCCTGCCTGCTGATCGTCGCCGGCCCGGGAGCGGCGCCGGCCCAGGCCGATCCGGAGACGCTGCGCGACATCGAACGGTCCGTGGGTATCGACGACATCCCGGCCGACTACGTCATCCTCGCCGACACGTCGCAGTCGATGCGGGAGGACGACCGGTACACGAACCTGAAGAAGAGCCTGCGCGACTTCTTCGCCGCGCTGGCCCCGAACGACACGCTGACGCTCATCACCTTCGACCGGAAGGCCACGGTGGCCTACCAGGGGCCGGTCGGCGACTCGCCGGACGGCCTGGTGGACAAGCTGCCGCCCAGCGCGGACGGTAACGGGACGGACATCGGCGCGGCCCTGGAGAAGGCCGTCGGAGCGCTCGGCCGCACCGGCGCACCCGGTATCGCCAGCGTCGTCCTGGTCACCGACGGCCGGCACGAGCCGCCGAAGGGCAGCCCGTACCCGACCACCTCCGGCTACCGGTGGGGACAGCTCCGCGACCGGGTGCAGGACCTGGACAAGACGGCGCTCCGGTCGTACGCCCTGCCCATCGCCGAGGCGACGGGGGCCGGCTTGATGGCGACCGTGTTCGACCGGCCGCGGAGGCTGGACGCCGCCACGGCCGGGCAGGTCACCGAACTGTTGGAGATCCCCAAGCGGGAGGCACGTGCCGCGAAGGTGCGCGAGGCGGTCGTCCCGGACGACGGCAGAGGGTTGGAGCTGAGCTGGTCGGCCGGAACCCGGGAGCTGGAGCCGGGCGCCAACGACGTCGAACTTGTGGTCCACTCCACCGCCACGGCCGTCCCGCTCGAGCTCAGCGGGCTGTCGGTGTCCAGCGACGACCCCCGGATCCGGGCCCGGCTGACCACCGGCCCGATCACGGTGGATCCACAGGCGACCGTCCGCGTGCCCGCTGTCATCGAGTGGGAGGCCGGAGACCGCGGCTACTCCTACCACGACCCGGCCGACGCCACGACGACCTTGCACGTCACCGGCACGGTCGGCAGCCCGTGGGCCGCGACGCTCGCGGACGACGTGAAACTGCTCCTCAAGCATCCGCTCACCGGAACCGACACGACGGCGACGGGGTCCGCTAACCTCGGCCGGCCGTGGATCTACTACCTCGCCGGCGCGCTGTTTCTCGTACTGATCGGCGCCCTGCTGCTGGCGGCGCACCGGCGGCCGCGGCTGTACGGCGAACTGCTGGTCACGTCGCCCGGAGTCGGTGCGCCCCGGCCGGTACGGCTCAGCGGCAACGGCCGCTCGGCGGAGTTCGGCCGGGCCGAGACCGGCGAGGACCAGCAGATCCGGGTGCGGATGGTGCGTGACGACGGCGAAAAGCAGCTACGGCTGGTGATCGGCGGCGCCGTCCTGCGGTTCAAACCCGAGGCCGAACGGATGCACAAGGGTGTCCTGTACGAGTGGAGCACCAGCGGGCGCCGGCCGACGCCGGTCACGACCCATCCGTACCCCAGCCCGCCGCCTCCGGCGCCTGTTCCGTCACCCGCACCTGTTCCGTCACCCGCGCCCGCACCCGCGGTGGTACCGGCACCGCCGCCTCCGGTAGCCCCGTCTCCCGGGCCGGCCGCCCCCGCCCCGGCACCGCCGCCGCGGACACCGCCCGCACGCCCCACCGGCGGACGTGCCGACGCCGAGGACGAACTACCGGTCAGCGATCCCCGGGGCGCCCGCATCGAATAGCCACCCGCACACGCCGGCAACGGCGTGAGCACCCATCCGAGGAGATTCCCATGAGCCAGCAAATCCTCCCGTTCTACCTGGTCTGTGACGAGTCCGGGTCGATGTCCGGTGAGCCCATCGACGCCATCAACAAGGCGCTTCCCGAGCTGCATTACGAGATCGGCGGCAACCCGGTCGTCTCCGACAAGACCCGGTTCTGCCTGATCGGTTTCTCCAACAAGGCGGAGATCCTGCTGCCGCTGTCGGACATGAGCACGGTGACGTCGATGCCGGCGCTCAAGGCGTCCGGTGGCACCGACTACCGGAAGGCGTTCGAGTTGCTCCGGCAGACCATCAACGACGACGTCAACGCCCTGAAGGCGCAGGGCCACCAGGTCTACCGGCCGGCGGTGTTCTTCCTCTCCGACGGCCATCCCAACAGCAACCAGTGGCAGGAGACCTACCAGGCGCTGAACGATCAGGCTTGGCGCCCGCACCCGAACATCCTGGCCTTCGGTTTCGGCCAGGCCGACCAGCAGACGATTCAGCAGGTCGCGAACACCAAGGCGTTCATGGCCGACGGCACTCTCGGCCCGGCCGCGGCCTTGCAGGAGTTCGCGAAGTCACTGATCCGTTCGATCGTCAACTCCGGGACCCAGTCCGCGTCGAACCAGTCCGAGGGCGCCTCGCTGGTGATGCCCGATCATGTGCCCGGTTTCACGACCATCACCGCGGACCCGGTGTGATCCGCGCCTTCCTGCGTCTATTCAGAAGAAGGAACCCGATGACCGAGGCGCCACCCACCGCCCAGCAGGACGACACCTCCCTGACCACCGACGACTGGCCGGGTGAACCGCTCGTCCTGGTCGGCAATCCCCGCCTCGGCTCCACACCCCGGAGCTTCCCCACCGCTCCGGAGTCGCCGCCAGACTCCATGATCGACGGTCACGAGGTCGCGGATCTGGTGGTCCGGGCGGCGTCGCTGCGCGGCGACGACCACAGGTGGTACGGCGAACCCCGCCAGGACAGCTTCGCCGTGCACAAGCTGTCCACGCCCGGCGGGGAGGCCCTGCTGTGCTGTGTCGCGGACGGTGTGGGCAGCAAACCGCTGTCGCACATCGGCTCAGCGGCGCTGTGCCGTCTCCTCGGGCCGGTGATCGCACCGTACGCCGCCGACCTCCTCGATCCGGAACAGGAGGGGATGCTCCGGACCCGTCTGGCGAGTCTCATCACCGAGGTTTCGAAGTTGCTCGGCAAGAAGGCGGACGAATACCGCGAACAGCCGTCGGCGCTGTCCACCACTCTGGTGGCGGCGCTGTTCGGGCCGGTGACCGGTGGGCGGCGCCAGGCCGTGCTGTTCGCCGTCGGGGACAGCCCGGCCTTCGTGCTGCGGGACGGGATGATCGAGGAGCCGTTCGGTGCGGAGGATCCGGTGGAACTCGCCGGGGGCGCCACCGCCGCTCTGCCCGCGAGTGTGGGCGAGGTGACCGCGAGCGTCGCCGAACTCGCCGCCGGCGACGTCGTCGTGCTCTGCACCGATGGCCTCGGCAACCCGATGAAGAACACCGGCGTCAGCGACAAGATCCTCGCCTGGTGGCAGGGCAGCCCGCCGAACATGGCGGAGTTCTACTGGCAGCTCAGTTTCCGCGCCCAGTCGTTCGGCGACGACCGTACCGCCGTCTGTGTCTGGGTGAGATGACATGTCCCAGCAACGGGTCGTCGTGCCCGGCGGCACCACCCGCATCGATCTCGCCGCGCTGCGTCTCGGCCCGGCGATCGACAAGGGCGGCCAGGGCGAGGTCTGGTCCCTGACCGATCGGCCGGAGGAGGTGTTCAAGCGCTACTTCGTGGCCAGCGTGAACGGTTCCGCCCTGGCGGGGCTGGTGGCGTTCCCCGCCTCGCTCACCCCGGCCGGGCAGCGCGTGCTCGGGGAGAGTGCCGCCTGGCCCTCCGCGGTCGTCACCGATCACGGCAATGTCATTGGATTCCTGATGCGGCGGGTGCCCGCCCCGTTCATCGCCACCACCGCGAACGCGAAGAGCCAGTTGCGGGAACTGCAGTACCTGCTGTTCGACCCGAAGCCGCTGTGGGGCGACATCGAACCGCTGGACGCCGGCGACCGGCTGGAACTGTGCCGGCGGTTCGTCACCCTGCTGAGCATCCTGCACAGCCACCGGATCGTGCTCGGTGACATCTCGATGCGCAACATCCTGTGGAGTCCCGGCGACCCGCCGGAGTTGTTCATCATCGACTGCGACTCGGCCCGTTTCGAGACGTCGGCGTCGGTGCTTCCGCAGGCGAGCACCCCGGACTGGAACGATCCGCACGGGCCGGGCGGTACGTCCGATCTCGACTCGGACCGGTACAAGCTGGCGCTGTTCGTGGGCCGGGTGCTGTCGAAGAACGCGTATGTGCGCCCCGGAGAGATCCCGGCGCTGCTGCCCGGTCTCGACGACGCGGTGAGCGACCTGGTCCACAAGACGTTCGAGCGGGCGGCCGGGGCCCGGGGCAGTCGCCCAGGCACCGACGAGTGGGCGCGGGCGCTGAGCGGCCGGGGCAGCATCCCGCTGACCCCGCCTGTGCCACGTGCCCCCGTCCCGGTCCTGCCGATGGCGGACCTGGACACGCGCGGTGAACGGGAGACGATCCAGCTGCGTCCCATCCCCGGGCGGCCCTGATGCCCCTTGCCGGACGCCAGCTCAAGGCCGTCGACGAGGCGCTGCTCGACGCGTTCGGGCTCAAGGCACTCGACCGGCTGCTCCTGCACGGTCTCGACATGCACCGCGAACACCTGTCGATCGGTGACGATCTCACCGAGGTGGTATTCGCGGTGACCCGGGAACTCAACCGGCGCGACCGGATCCCGGAACTGGTGGCGGTGGCGGGCGCGTACCGGCCGGCACACCGAGGGCTGAGCGAGCTCGCGGACCGGTTGCTCGCGGCCCCGGTGCGCCCGGCCGCCAGGCCCGCCCTGGAGCTGCTGCTCAGCGGAGACCGCAGGCGACTGCTCGACGCCCGGGACTGGCACCTGAGGCTGGGGGCGCTGCAACGACGGGTCGCCCGGGTGGAACTGACCGACGGCGCCCGGCTCGGCACCGCGTTCCTCGCCGGGCCGGACGTCGCGGTGACCTGCCACCACGTGCTCGAACGTTTCGTCAGCGGGGCGGCGCCGGCCACCATGGTGCGACTGCGTTTCGACGTACGGACGTCGGCCACCGACTCGCCGATCTCCC from Actinoplanes derwentensis includes these protein-coding regions:
- a CDS encoding protein phosphatase 2C domain-containing protein yields the protein MTEAPPTAQQDDTSLTTDDWPGEPLVLVGNPRLGSTPRSFPTAPESPPDSMIDGHEVADLVVRAASLRGDDHRWYGEPRQDSFAVHKLSTPGGEALLCCVADGVGSKPLSHIGSAALCRLLGPVIAPYAADLLDPEQEGMLRTRLASLITEVSKLLGKKADEYREQPSALSTTLVAALFGPVTGGRRQAVLFAVGDSPAFVLRDGMIEEPFGAEDPVELAGGATAALPASVGEVTASVAELAAGDVVVLCTDGLGNPMKNTGVSDKILAWWQGSPPNMAEFYWQLSFRAQSFGDDRTAVCVWVR
- a CDS encoding trypsin-like peptidase domain-containing protein, which translates into the protein MPLAGRQLKAVDEALLDAFGLKALDRLLLHGLDMHREHLSIGDDLTEVVFAVTRELNRRDRIPELVAVAGAYRPAHRGLSELADRLLAAPVRPAARPALELLLSGDRRRLLDARDWHLRLGALQRRVARVELTDGARLGTAFLAGPDVAVTCHHVLERFVSGAAPATMVRLRFDVRTSATDSPISPGVTYPLATDWLVDASPPSAGERRGAVDTPEPTGDELDFVAIRLDGRPGEEPVDGIRELPDAPDRGWLPLPAAGSPPEAGDPLFVLQHPHGGPLKLAFDRVLGVNGGGTRIRHTVDTEPGSSGSPCFDRDLNLVAVHHSGDPAAFGGAAPGFNQAVPIGPIALRLARAGVCVD
- a CDS encoding vWA domain-containing protein yields the protein MRTTRALAGATTLACLLIVAGPGAAPAQADPETLRDIERSVGIDDIPADYVILADTSQSMREDDRYTNLKKSLRDFFAALAPNDTLTLITFDRKATVAYQGPVGDSPDGLVDKLPPSADGNGTDIGAALEKAVGALGRTGAPGIASVVLVTDGRHEPPKGSPYPTTSGYRWGQLRDRVQDLDKTALRSYALPIAEATGAGLMATVFDRPRRLDAATAGQVTELLEIPKREARAAKVREAVVPDDGRGLELSWSAGTRELEPGANDVELVVHSTATAVPLELSGLSVSSDDPRIRARLTTGPITVDPQATVRVPAVIEWEAGDRGYSYHDPADATTTLHVTGTVGSPWAATLADDVKLLLKHPLTGTDTTATGSANLGRPWIYYLAGALFLVLIGALLLAAHRRPRLYGELLVTSPGVGAPRPVRLSGNGRSAEFGRAETGEDQQIRVRMVRDDGEKQLRLVIGGAVLRFKPEAERMHKGVLYEWSTSGRRPTPVTTHPYPSPPPPAPVPSPAPVPSPAPAPAVVPAPPPPVAPSPGPAAPAPAPPPRTPPARPTGGRADAEDELPVSDPRGARIE
- a CDS encoding vWA domain-containing protein, which produces MSQQILPFYLVCDESGSMSGEPIDAINKALPELHYEIGGNPVVSDKTRFCLIGFSNKAEILLPLSDMSTVTSMPALKASGGTDYRKAFELLRQTINDDVNALKAQGHQVYRPAVFFLSDGHPNSNQWQETYQALNDQAWRPHPNILAFGFGQADQQTIQQVANTKAFMADGTLGPAAALQEFAKSLIRSIVNSGTQSASNQSEGASLVMPDHVPGFTTITADPV